One Paraburkholderia agricolaris DNA segment encodes these proteins:
- a CDS encoding phosphocholine-specific phospholipase C, whose protein sequence is MKISNQRRQFLRLAAGSVGASAAASMMPALIRDALATPANNTTGTINDIQHIVVFMQENRAFDHYYGTLRGVRGFNDRMAITLPNGNAVWKQPYPGNPDGYILPFHMDSTTTSAMCADAPAMSYPTDIAMWNNGLYNAWNTARAPGLGMSYFTRTDLNFYYSLADAFTICDQYHCSVFTATNPNRLHLFSGSNGLSVGQPPTLDNTEPTPGFNWPTLAETLEAANISWKVYQQTDNFDDNALAWFQSFKTAPAGSNLYRKGLATVPDIAQAFAADVAAGTLPQVSWIVAPAALSEHANYRPSYGEDLTARLLAGLVATPDVWSKTVFLLNYDEQGGFFDHDPPPTPPGSASEGKTTMTTTGEVYGGQPIGLGFRVPMTVISPWSKGGYVCSQVFDHTSVIQFIEKRFGVHCPNISTWRRAVCGDLTAAFNFGSPDTVWPSLPDTSGYVAAANLQCSTLPAPTIPSTQSMPKQEPGTRPSKALPYEFHASARVDPSTAALWLIVANGGAQGAAFSAYDIATPANPPRRYAVDTGMQLTDSWSASALTGTQYGLALRGANGFLRLFAGDVAATVGTTAANPEIRVCYDVANSAVYLTLMNSGAGPCTFTVVSNAYRTDGPWTFTVAAGATAETSWPVASSGNWYDFSVMVDVQHAFLRRFAGRLENGSDLISDPAAA, encoded by the coding sequence ATGAAAATTTCGAATCAAAGACGTCAGTTCCTGCGTCTCGCGGCCGGTTCAGTCGGCGCATCGGCGGCTGCTTCGATGATGCCTGCGCTGATCCGCGACGCACTGGCGACACCCGCCAACAACACCACCGGCACGATCAACGACATCCAGCACATTGTCGTGTTCATGCAGGAAAACCGCGCGTTCGATCATTACTACGGCACGCTGCGCGGCGTGCGGGGTTTCAACGACCGGATGGCAATCACGCTGCCCAACGGTAACGCGGTGTGGAAACAGCCATACCCCGGCAATCCGGACGGCTATATTCTGCCCTTCCACATGGACTCGACGACTACCAGCGCCATGTGTGCCGACGCGCCGGCGATGAGCTACCCGACTGACATCGCGATGTGGAATAACGGTCTCTACAATGCGTGGAACACGGCACGCGCGCCGGGGCTCGGCATGAGCTACTTCACGCGCACCGATCTGAACTTCTACTATTCGCTCGCTGACGCGTTCACGATCTGCGACCAGTACCATTGCTCGGTGTTTACGGCGACCAATCCGAATCGTCTGCATCTGTTTAGCGGCAGTAACGGCTTGTCGGTCGGTCAGCCGCCGACGCTCGACAATACGGAGCCCACACCGGGTTTCAACTGGCCCACATTAGCCGAGACGCTCGAAGCCGCGAACATCAGCTGGAAAGTCTATCAACAGACCGACAACTTCGACGACAACGCGCTCGCGTGGTTTCAAAGCTTCAAGACCGCGCCGGCCGGCAGCAACCTCTACAGGAAAGGCCTCGCGACCGTCCCCGACATCGCGCAGGCATTCGCCGCCGATGTCGCCGCGGGCACCTTGCCGCAGGTGTCGTGGATCGTTGCGCCGGCGGCGCTGTCGGAACATGCGAACTATCGCCCCTCGTACGGCGAGGATCTGACCGCGCGTCTGCTGGCCGGACTCGTCGCGACGCCGGACGTCTGGTCGAAAACGGTGTTCCTGCTGAACTACGACGAACAGGGCGGCTTCTTCGATCACGATCCACCGCCAACACCGCCCGGCTCCGCAAGCGAAGGCAAGACCACCATGACGACCACCGGCGAAGTCTACGGCGGCCAGCCGATCGGTCTCGGCTTTCGCGTGCCGATGACGGTGATTTCGCCGTGGAGCAAAGGCGGCTACGTGTGTTCACAGGTGTTCGATCACACGTCGGTGATTCAATTCATCGAGAAGCGTTTTGGCGTGCATTGCCCGAACATCAGTACATGGCGTCGCGCGGTATGCGGCGATCTGACCGCTGCGTTCAACTTCGGCAGTCCCGACACGGTATGGCCGTCGCTGCCGGACACCAGTGGCTACGTCGCCGCGGCGAATCTGCAATGCAGCACCTTGCCCGCGCCGACGATTCCGTCCACCCAGTCGATGCCGAAACAGGAACCGGGTACCCGTCCCTCGAAGGCATTGCCGTATGAGTTCCATGCGAGCGCGCGCGTCGATCCGTCGACGGCGGCGCTGTGGTTGATCGTCGCGAACGGTGGCGCACAAGGTGCGGCGTTCTCGGCGTACGACATCGCGACACCGGCGAATCCGCCGCGCCGCTATGCGGTCGATACCGGCATGCAACTGACGGACTCGTGGAGCGCTTCGGCGTTGACCGGCACGCAATATGGCCTCGCACTGCGCGGCGCGAATGGTTTCTTGCGGCTATTTGCCGGCGACGTGGCGGCTACGGTGGGAACCACGGCTGCCAATCCGGAGATTCGTGTCTGCTACGACGTCGCCAACAGCGCCGTCTATCTGACGCTGATGAATAGCGGCGCAGGCCCGTGTACGTTCACGGTGGTATCGAACGCCTATCGAACCGACGGCCCTTGGACCTTCACGGTCGCCGCGGGTGCGACGGCGGAAACGAGCTGGCCGGTGGCATCGAGCGGGAACTGGTACGACTTCAGCGTCATGGTCGACGTGCAGCATGCGTTTTTGCGGCGCTTTGCGGGGCGGCTCGAAAACGGCAGCGATCTCATCAGCGATCCGGCTGCTGCGTAG
- a CDS encoding LamG-like jellyroll fold domain-containing protein, whose amino-acid sequence MTDQKQRRWGSAIAVLTALACSFGLAGCGGGVGSSSTPAVAQPAVPGTPAGTASQKALVIGISGVQYTALQQAIAQKTAPNLARLAIVPALAGGVSGTTTQQATLAGPGWATVLTGTWANRHGVRSDYAGQAIQADTLFKRIKQAGNWKTATFDSWSTLNALLSPAISAGYVDTAVDCAGVDSCVVDAASKSINTGSADLVFANLTGPATVAASSGLQAGYPNALATADQKVGQLLTAIAARQSQSGVNEKWLVMVTTDQGLDSTGTESGLPLLSNETAFIASNQPLTVGGTTTAPGAIAAAPTLAQLATGATQADVTPTVLGWFAIPSDPLTYAIDGTTLLSGSAPRALSSTPGADQASLALSWVAPVTAPAQYQLYRDGTLIATLPGNATSYVDSQLGKTANGIYTFNYTLVAGTAALSSLAQISYVQPVMLDSTLASGLIHFFSFDTGLADAITPSVSLQQFDPASTTTESLVADNFSGKAMQVASLNSASNALNGMKLADDVSTHAQFSIGFWFNSDDSQGDSPAIGNKDWNSGRNPGFVIAQENGSFAFNIGDGSNRADTSLPFTKNAWVYVAITVDTVALTATAYVDDPIYGLQSAPLSLAGMNVAKIAGIYSSIGLNEDALGNYYSSGNGALGTMTYNDLAMWNKVITQQQVLSLFASKRSLASLLP is encoded by the coding sequence ATGACGGACCAGAAACAACGCAGGTGGGGCAGTGCGATTGCCGTCTTAACGGCATTGGCGTGTTCTTTCGGGTTGGCAGGATGTGGCGGTGGTGTCGGGAGTTCTTCAACACCGGCCGTCGCGCAACCGGCTGTTCCGGGTACACCGGCCGGCACCGCCAGTCAGAAGGCATTGGTGATCGGCATTTCGGGGGTGCAGTACACCGCGCTCCAGCAGGCGATTGCCCAGAAGACGGCGCCGAATCTCGCCAGGCTTGCCATCGTGCCCGCGCTGGCGGGTGGCGTGAGCGGCACGACCACGCAGCAGGCCACGCTCGCCGGCCCCGGCTGGGCCACCGTGCTGACCGGCACGTGGGCCAACCGTCACGGCGTGCGCAGCGATTACGCTGGCCAGGCGATCCAGGCGGACACGCTGTTCAAGCGCATCAAACAGGCGGGCAACTGGAAAACGGCCACCTTCGATAGCTGGAGCACGTTGAATGCTCTGTTGTCCCCGGCGATCTCCGCTGGGTACGTCGATACAGCGGTGGATTGCGCGGGAGTCGATAGTTGCGTGGTCGACGCCGCCAGCAAATCAATTAATACCGGTAGCGCCGATCTGGTGTTCGCGAACCTGACTGGACCGGCTACCGTCGCAGCCAGTTCCGGCCTGCAAGCCGGCTATCCGAACGCTCTTGCGACCGCTGACCAGAAAGTCGGCCAGTTGCTCACAGCCATTGCGGCGCGGCAAAGCCAGTCTGGTGTCAACGAAAAGTGGCTGGTGATGGTCACGACCGATCAGGGGCTCGACTCGACCGGCACGGAAAGCGGCTTGCCGCTGCTCTCGAATGAGACTGCTTTTATTGCGTCGAATCAGCCGCTGACCGTGGGCGGGACAACCACCGCGCCCGGCGCTATCGCTGCCGCACCCACGCTCGCACAACTCGCCACCGGCGCAACCCAGGCCGACGTGACGCCGACCGTACTCGGCTGGTTCGCGATCCCGTCTGATCCGCTCACCTACGCCATCGACGGAACCACCTTGCTCAGCGGCAGTGCGCCGCGTGCGCTGAGCTCGACACCAGGCGCCGATCAGGCGAGCCTCGCGTTGTCATGGGTGGCGCCGGTCACGGCGCCCGCGCAATACCAGTTGTACCGCGACGGTACGCTGATCGCGACCTTGCCCGGCAACGCGACGTCTTACGTCGACAGCCAGCTCGGCAAAACGGCCAACGGCATCTATACGTTCAACTACACCCTCGTTGCTGGCACCGCAGCGCTTTCGTCGCTCGCCCAGATCAGCTACGTGCAGCCGGTAATGCTCGACAGCACGCTCGCCAGTGGCCTGATTCACTTCTTCTCGTTCGACACCGGCCTCGCCGATGCGATCACGCCCAGCGTCTCACTGCAACAGTTCGATCCGGCATCGACCACGACCGAATCGCTGGTTGCCGACAACTTCAGCGGTAAGGCGATGCAAGTCGCGTCGCTGAACAGCGCGTCCAACGCCCTGAACGGCATGAAGCTCGCGGACGACGTCAGCACGCACGCGCAGTTCTCGATTGGCTTCTGGTTCAACTCGGATGATAGCCAGGGCGACTCGCCGGCGATCGGCAACAAGGACTGGAATTCAGGCCGCAATCCAGGCTTCGTGATCGCGCAGGAAAACGGCTCGTTCGCGTTCAACATCGGCGACGGCAGCAACCGCGCAGATACGTCGCTTCCCTTCACGAAGAATGCCTGGGTGTACGTGGCGATCACGGTTGACACCGTTGCGCTTACCGCGACGGCTTACGTCGACGATCCGATCTATGGCTTGCAGAGCGCTCCGCTAAGTCTCGCCGGGATGAACGTGGCCAAGATCGCAGGCATCTATTCAAGCATCGGCCTGAACGAAGATGCGCTCGGCAACTACTACTCAAGTGGTAACGGTGCGTTGGGCACGATGACCTACAACGACCTGGCGATGTGGAACAAGGTGATCACGCAGCAGCAGGTGCTTTCGCTGTTCGCGTCGAAGCGATCGCTGGCTTCACTGTTGCCTTGA
- a CDS encoding ROK family protein, which translates to MHVKDLTEIQRTGADVDVDDDPNGFLLAIDFGGTKIAMATTTPAGQRLHETEIPTLAEQGAEAVMRRMFEAARALIAKTLAGVERRFLAVAAVTPGIIEPDGIRLAPNNPGWDQLALHDVLRAGFAAQCVTVETDVKAAALAEARCGALAGVDCGLYLNLGTGLAAAAVIDGKVLRGANGASGEIGYQLRGVSDEVLFADGGASLEDFVSGRAIADRVSILLGRNVSTHEAFALQDSLPNVAALIKDAFACLARHVVNLTLMLDPSRIVIGGGMARIPGIPDGMRSLLARAVPYPPEVAIAAFGHGAALQGAIVAASDAWALRRSPPGHSPLREVASAM; encoded by the coding sequence ATGCACGTTAAAGACCTGACTGAAATTCAGCGCACCGGCGCTGATGTTGATGTTGATGATGATCCAAACGGATTCCTGCTGGCCATCGATTTCGGTGGCACCAAGATTGCCATGGCGACCACCACGCCAGCAGGGCAGCGTCTTCATGAAACGGAAATTCCGACCCTGGCGGAGCAGGGCGCGGAGGCCGTCATGCGGCGCATGTTCGAAGCAGCGAGGGCGCTGATTGCGAAGACGCTTGCCGGCGTGGAACGGCGGTTTCTGGCGGTGGCCGCGGTTACCCCCGGCATCATCGAACCCGACGGCATCCGGCTCGCGCCGAACAATCCCGGTTGGGACCAGCTTGCACTCCACGATGTGCTGCGCGCGGGCTTCGCTGCCCAGTGCGTCACCGTCGAAACCGACGTCAAAGCCGCTGCACTGGCGGAGGCGCGCTGCGGTGCGCTTGCCGGCGTCGATTGCGGCCTGTATCTGAACCTGGGGACGGGATTGGCAGCGGCTGCGGTGATCGATGGAAAAGTGCTGCGTGGCGCGAATGGCGCGTCGGGCGAGATCGGCTACCAGTTGCGTGGCGTTTCGGACGAAGTGCTGTTCGCCGATGGCGGCGCGTCGCTGGAAGACTTCGTTTCCGGCCGTGCGATTGCCGATCGCGTGAGCATTCTGCTAGGACGAAACGTCAGTACGCACGAGGCGTTCGCGTTGCAGGACTCGTTGCCCAACGTGGCGGCGCTGATCAAGGACGCATTCGCGTGCCTCGCGAGGCACGTCGTCAATCTGACGCTGATGCTGGACCCGTCGCGGATCGTGATCGGCGGCGGAATGGCGCGTATCCCAGGCATTCCTGACGGTATGCGTTCGCTGCTGGCGCGAGCCGTGCCTTATCCGCCAGAAGTGGCGATTGCCGCTTTCGGTCACGGTGCCGCCTTGCAGGGCGCGATTGTGGCCGCGAGCGATGCGTGGGCATTGCGCCGCTCGCCTCCCGGTCACTCGCCGTTGCGCGAAGTTGCGTCAGCGATGTAG
- a CDS encoding APC family permease: MSDSAWQEPSSTALAGAAERPVTDAPHFHRSVGLFSATAVNMIQICGVGPFLTIPAIVAVMNGPLAVIGWIFGAVLAMADGLVWAELGAAMPGAGGTYLYVREAFQYRTGKLMPFLFVWTAMLSIPLIMSTGIIGFVQYLGFFLPNLPAWQTHAIGVVATALVVLALYRRIESIRALSTVLWIIMMLAVGLTIAAAYSNFHLSLATTLPPDAGDPGKFFMGLGAGLIIAIYDYAGYNTTAYMGDELKNPGRVMPRSIIVSIIAMMVLYLAMNVGVIGTVPWQEVAKSTSVASLVVSRNWGHAAAAIVTVLILVAALASVFAGLLGGSRVPFYAARDGVFLAAFGKLHPRHNFPHIALLVMGVVTAAGTFFDLTAVINMLVAVAVLLQSVAQIAALTVLRRRQPNLHRPYRQWLYPVPSLVALVGWLYVFYATDRQSQLMSTGWLILGLIAFLIWARVARQWPFGPKPIREVYLERQADNIATVNSEAHAR; this comes from the coding sequence ATGAGCGATTCTGCCTGGCAGGAGCCGTCCTCAACCGCGCTGGCTGGGGCGGCCGAGCGGCCGGTGACCGATGCGCCGCATTTCCACCGCTCCGTCGGCCTGTTTTCGGCGACCGCGGTGAACATGATCCAGATCTGCGGCGTCGGCCCATTCCTGACCATCCCGGCGATCGTGGCCGTGATGAATGGGCCGCTTGCCGTCATCGGCTGGATTTTCGGCGCGGTGCTGGCCATGGCGGACGGCCTGGTCTGGGCGGAACTCGGCGCGGCGATGCCTGGCGCGGGCGGCACCTATCTCTACGTACGTGAAGCGTTCCAGTACCGCACCGGCAAGCTGATGCCTTTTCTGTTCGTCTGGACCGCGATGCTGTCCATTCCGCTCATCATGAGCACGGGCATCATCGGCTTTGTTCAGTACCTGGGGTTCTTCCTGCCGAATCTTCCGGCGTGGCAGACGCACGCGATCGGCGTCGTGGCGACCGCGCTGGTGGTCCTCGCGCTGTATCGGCGGATCGAATCGATTCGCGCGTTGAGCACGGTGCTGTGGATCATCATGATGCTGGCGGTCGGGCTGACCATTGCCGCCGCGTACTCGAACTTCCATCTGAGCCTTGCAACGACGCTGCCGCCCGATGCGGGCGATCCCGGCAAGTTCTTCATGGGCCTCGGTGCGGGCCTGATCATCGCCATCTACGACTACGCCGGCTACAACACGACGGCGTACATGGGCGATGAACTGAAGAATCCCGGCCGCGTCATGCCGCGCTCGATCATCGTTTCGATCATCGCCATGATGGTCCTTTACCTCGCCATGAATGTCGGCGTGATCGGCACGGTGCCATGGCAGGAAGTGGCCAAGTCGACCTCGGTCGCATCGCTCGTCGTGTCGCGCAACTGGGGGCATGCCGCAGCGGCGATTGTCACCGTTCTGATCCTGGTGGCGGCGCTTGCTTCAGTTTTTGCAGGACTGCTCGGCGGCTCACGCGTGCCTTTCTATGCGGCTCGCGACGGAGTGTTTCTGGCCGCATTCGGCAAGCTGCATCCCAGGCACAACTTTCCGCATATCGCTTTGCTGGTGATGGGTGTGGTCACTGCGGCCGGAACGTTTTTCGATCTGACGGCCGTGATCAACATGCTGGTCGCCGTCGCGGTGCTGCTGCAGTCGGTGGCGCAGATCGCGGCGTTGACCGTGCTGCGCCGCCGTCAGCCGAACTTGCATCGCCCGTATCGGCAGTGGCTCTATCCAGTGCCGAGCCTCGTTGCGCTGGTGGGTTGGCTCTATGTTTTCTATGCAACCGACCGTCAATCCCAGTTGATGTCGACCGGCTGGCTCATCCTTGGGCTGATCGCGTTCCTGATCTGGGCGCGTGTCGCGCGGCAATGGCCGTTTGGCCCGAAGCCCATCCGCGAGGTGTATCTCGAACGCCAGGCGGACAACATTGCAACAGTGAATAGCGAAGCGCATGCACGTTAA
- a CDS encoding ROK family transcriptional regulator — MHAHRKNSRPTVTVTRGPAFVRQGNEWAIYQHLLSLAPASSPQLAESTGLSKVTVTAALGNLERLGLVEQTGVRGGSAGRSPRLYAPRARAGFVVAIDVGAKWIRGAVADLTGAVVARLDKRTPARVERLVARIVELVGAMLEEQHISKSEVLATILGSPGVLDAESDRLRLAPNLPDLERVGLIPSLREALDADLLVENDINLATLGEQQHGLGRGVDNFVFMWVGTGVGLGIIADGRLHRGAHGFAGEIAVLPAAPVVGSKSDGIYRPMFEVSAAAKGIVAHAQRLGLEVANAEGVFVAAHAGDPRALDCVAEEARQLSWGLASIIPILDPKLVVLGGGIGRSGALLLPTIRAHLADWLPIPVPEFAVSATATDAVLLGAIVLGVERGRLRAFERLGYATS, encoded by the coding sequence ATGCACGCGCATCGAAAGAACAGCAGGCCGACAGTCACCGTCACCCGAGGTCCCGCGTTCGTCCGCCAGGGCAACGAATGGGCCATCTATCAGCATCTGTTGTCGCTGGCCCCCGCCTCCAGTCCGCAATTAGCGGAGAGCACCGGGCTGTCCAAGGTGACGGTCACGGCCGCGCTCGGCAATCTCGAGAGGCTGGGGCTCGTCGAGCAGACGGGCGTGCGCGGCGGCAGCGCGGGACGTTCGCCGCGTCTTTACGCGCCGCGCGCGCGAGCGGGTTTCGTGGTCGCGATCGACGTCGGCGCCAAATGGATCCGGGGCGCGGTCGCCGATCTGACCGGGGCGGTAGTGGCCCGGCTCGACAAACGCACCCCTGCCCGCGTGGAACGGCTGGTCGCCCGAATCGTCGAGTTGGTCGGCGCGATGCTTGAAGAGCAGCACATTTCGAAGAGCGAGGTTCTCGCGACCATACTCGGCTCGCCAGGTGTGCTGGATGCGGAAAGCGACCGGCTGCGTCTCGCGCCGAACCTGCCGGATCTGGAGCGCGTGGGGTTGATTCCATCGCTGCGGGAAGCGCTCGACGCCGACCTGCTGGTTGAGAACGACATCAACCTGGCGACACTGGGCGAACAGCAGCACGGCTTGGGGCGCGGCGTCGACAACTTCGTTTTTATGTGGGTCGGCACGGGCGTCGGGCTGGGGATCATCGCCGATGGCAGGCTGCATCGCGGCGCCCACGGTTTTGCCGGCGAGATCGCCGTGCTGCCCGCGGCGCCGGTGGTGGGCTCGAAGTCCGACGGAATCTATCGTCCAATGTTCGAGGTGTCCGCCGCGGCGAAGGGAATCGTCGCGCATGCGCAGCGGCTCGGCCTTGAGGTGGCCAATGCGGAAGGCGTATTCGTGGCGGCCCACGCCGGCGATCCGCGCGCACTCGACTGCGTGGCGGAAGAAGCACGGCAACTCTCGTGGGGACTCGCGTCGATTATTCCGATTCTCGATCCGAAGCTGGTAGTGCTCGGCGGTGGGATCGGGCGAAGCGGCGCCCTTCTGCTACCGACAATCCGCGCTCACCTCGCCGACTGGCTGCCGATTCCTGTGCCTGAGTTCGCGGTGTCGGCAACCGCGACCGATGCGGTGTTGCTGGGAGCGATTGTGTTAGGCGTCGAGCGCGGGCGGCTCAGGGCTTTTGAGCGGCTGGGGTACGCGACTTCGTAG
- a CDS encoding M14 family metallopeptidase: MTVQNYFSDTYVEAREKFLGASQALDLTVGRVFHPSRLGPDGEALSIDSALLSPGNARSVLVITSGTHGVEGFCGSGCQVGLLSDTDFLAELRDRAVALLLIHAANPYGFAHLRRVNEDNVDLNRNGVDFSTATGANPDYPELDALLLPETWPPTDADNDALAGYIRQHGERKLRETATKGQYEVPDGMFYGGTSRCWSTREIKAMLGAHLPNFDRLAWVDIHTGLGAHGHGEKIFMRDDPSELQRARNWWGADVKQIVDPRSVSAVIDGPLMNTVYEGFPTVEKTTLGLEFGTYETSRVLHALRADHWLHRHADVSAEQAQQIGRDLKDVFYCDNDAWKGMAFAQTRVVALQAILGLSGQGGRT; encoded by the coding sequence ATGACGGTACAGAATTACTTTTCAGACACCTATGTCGAAGCGCGAGAAAAATTTCTCGGCGCGTCCCAGGCGCTGGATCTCACTGTTGGGCGCGTATTCCATCCGTCCAGGCTCGGGCCTGATGGCGAGGCGCTTTCGATCGACTCAGCCCTGCTTTCGCCAGGCAACGCCCGCTCAGTGCTCGTCATCACGTCTGGCACGCACGGCGTGGAAGGCTTTTGCGGATCGGGATGTCAGGTCGGCTTGCTGAGCGACACCGATTTTCTGGCCGAGCTACGGGACAGGGCGGTCGCGCTGCTTCTCATTCACGCTGCCAATCCTTATGGATTTGCGCACCTGCGCAGAGTGAATGAAGACAACGTCGACCTGAATCGCAACGGCGTTGATTTCAGCACGGCTACCGGCGCCAACCCGGATTACCCGGAGCTCGACGCATTGCTCCTGCCCGAGACGTGGCCGCCGACGGATGCCGATAATGACGCGCTTGCCGGCTACATCCGGCAGCATGGCGAACGCAAGTTGCGCGAGACCGCGACGAAGGGGCAATACGAGGTGCCTGACGGCATGTTCTACGGCGGAACTTCGCGATGCTGGAGCACGCGTGAGATCAAGGCGATGCTCGGCGCGCACCTGCCCAACTTCGACCGTTTGGCGTGGGTGGATATCCATACCGGTCTCGGCGCTCATGGTCACGGCGAGAAAATTTTCATGCGGGACGACCCGTCTGAACTGCAGCGAGCGCGTAACTGGTGGGGCGCCGATGTCAAACAGATCGTCGATCCGCGTTCAGTGTCGGCCGTTATCGATGGACCGTTGATGAATACCGTTTACGAAGGATTCCCGACGGTCGAAAAGACCACGCTCGGCCTCGAATTCGGAACCTATGAGACGTCGCGGGTCTTGCATGCGCTACGCGCGGACCATTGGCTGCATCGGCATGCGGACGTGTCCGCTGAACAGGCGCAGCAGATCGGCCGTGACCTGAAAGACGTTTTCTATTGCGATAACGACGCATGGAAAGGCATGGCGTTCGCGCAGACGCGCGTCGTCGCGCTGCAGGCGATTTTGGGTCTTTCCGGGCAGGGCGGCCGGACATAA
- a CDS encoding M81 family metallopeptidase, producing MNFFMAGLDTETNTFSPIPTGRQSFEQLLLAYGDATQRQLNCCSAQLATWKQMADARGWTAVESLCAVAEPGGITSRAVYEEFRARIVADLKAAGTVDFVILALHGAMVADGYDDVEGDLLSHIRTVVGPDLPIGVELDLHAHLTPLMLDKATAIVTYKEYPHVDIEICAAQLFELVADTVTGKVTPRMAMFDCRMLGIFRTQDQPLREFVERMKAMEGADGILSVSFVHGFPWGDVADVGAKMLVIADGDQGKAATLAAALGAELWSQRAALTPVFRSIDEALDRACAAAEGPVVLADVSDNAGGGAPGDSTFILQRILERGIDNVISALYWDPVAVRFCQEAGEGARLKLRIGGKVGAASGQPLDLDVTVRRLASGITQRFGLVPISIGDAAWVSIGNVNLILNTHRTQVFHPEFMVALGLDPSRFKIVVVKSLNHFHAAFAPLAKDIIHVDAPGTLERDFATRSYTKAGRPLWPATDDPFADTQTHH from the coding sequence ATGAATTTCTTCATGGCTGGGCTCGACACCGAAACCAATACCTTTTCGCCTATCCCCACCGGGCGGCAAAGCTTTGAGCAGCTCCTGCTCGCCTATGGCGACGCGACGCAGCGCCAACTGAACTGCTGCTCAGCCCAGCTTGCAACCTGGAAACAGATGGCCGATGCGCGCGGCTGGACGGCGGTTGAAAGTCTCTGCGCGGTGGCGGAACCGGGCGGCATTACCAGCCGCGCCGTGTATGAAGAGTTTCGGGCAAGGATCGTGGCCGATCTGAAGGCGGCCGGCACAGTCGACTTCGTTATCCTCGCGCTGCACGGCGCGATGGTGGCCGACGGTTATGACGACGTTGAAGGCGATCTGCTCAGCCATATCCGGACGGTTGTCGGGCCGGACCTGCCGATTGGGGTGGAACTGGATCTGCACGCCCACCTCACTCCGCTGATGCTCGACAAGGCGACGGCGATCGTGACGTACAAGGAGTATCCGCACGTCGATATCGAAATTTGTGCGGCTCAGCTTTTCGAACTCGTCGCCGATACCGTAACGGGTAAAGTCACGCCCCGAATGGCGATGTTCGATTGCCGGATGCTGGGCATCTTCAGGACCCAGGATCAGCCGCTGCGCGAGTTCGTCGAAAGAATGAAAGCGATGGAAGGCGCCGATGGCATTCTCTCCGTGTCTTTCGTGCATGGTTTCCCGTGGGGCGATGTCGCGGACGTCGGCGCCAAAATGCTCGTGATCGCCGACGGCGACCAGGGCAAGGCTGCTACGCTGGCCGCGGCACTTGGCGCCGAACTCTGGAGCCAGCGCGCGGCCCTGACGCCGGTTTTCAGATCGATAGACGAAGCGTTGGATCGCGCGTGCGCTGCCGCCGAGGGCCCGGTTGTTCTGGCCGATGTGTCCGATAACGCCGGCGGCGGCGCACCCGGCGATTCGACTTTTATTCTGCAAAGAATCCTGGAGCGCGGCATCGACAATGTCATTAGCGCGCTGTACTGGGATCCGGTTGCTGTCCGTTTCTGCCAGGAAGCAGGCGAAGGCGCGAGACTGAAACTTCGCATTGGGGGAAAAGTCGGCGCCGCTTCGGGCCAGCCGCTGGATCTGGACGTCACCGTGCGCCGGCTCGCGTCCGGCATCACGCAGAGATTCGGCCTCGTTCCTATCAGCATCGGCGACGCGGCATGGGTCAGCATCGGCAACGTCAATCTGATTCTGAACACGCATCGAACGCAAGTGTTCCACCCTGAATTCATGGTCGCGCTAGGACTCGATCCGAGCCGCTTCAAGATCGTTGTCGTGAAGTCCCTGAATCACTTCCACGCGGCTTTTGCACCGCTCGCCAAAGACATTATTCACGTCGATGCGCCGGGCACGCTCGAAAGAGACTTTGCCACCCGGTCCTATACGAAGGCGGGCAGGCCGTTGTGGCCGGCGACAGACGATCCGTTTGCGGACACTCAGACGCATCACTGA